In Pirellula sp. SH-Sr6A, the DNA window GGAGTTCCTGCTTCGATTTTCTCCCCCTCTTTTGCTTGGACTATAAAGGGTTGGGTATAGGAGACCGCCCGAGTGAACCGATCGGTTGCAATGGATTGCGCCGAGGGTGCTAACGAGGTGGGGCGAGGCGAGCTGGGAAACCGATTCGGAGTTTGATTGAGGTATCCGCTTACACGCGGCCTAACTTCGACCGAGTGCGCGGGGGCGGTCCGCCCTGTGAAGTCCCGGTAATCCGTGACCTGTTTGACCTTGGCATCGATGGTATCGACGGGGGTGGAAGGCCTCTCCGGCATGGACGCCCCAGGAACGCCCGAACCTGGTTTCCCCAGTTTTCCTCCTGCTCCATGCCCACCGCAGCCTGTTATCGCCAGCGATGCTGCCAGAATCCCCACGCACGCTACACCAGCGATAGCCCGCTTCCATTTGCTTTCGGTTTCGTTCATCATTCCTCCGAATGTACACTGCACGGTGTAGTTTTTCTACGGCCTAGGGATTTTTTCCGGGGCGGTTACGAAGTCAAGCCCCCTCGGCTACAACATGGTCCTTCTCGAGATGGCGAGTTGGAAAGAATTTTTGTGATAGGAAGGGATCTTGGAGCGATGCAAACCGGTGAACGGCTAACCGACCGTAAGCGAGTCGATATCCTCTCCGCCGCCGTATCCTGTTTCTCTGAAATGGGTTTCGACAACACCAGTATGGATTTGATCGCGCAGCAGGCCGGAGTTTCGAAGCGAACGGTTTACAACCATTTTCCCAGTAAAGATCGCCTCTTCGAGGCGATTGTGTCGCAACTCAAAGACCATGCCGCTCGCGCGGTCCCTCTTTGCTACCGGTCGGACGAAACGCTGGAACGGCAACTGGAGCCCTTTTGCCTCGGCGTGATCGAATTCCACTGTCATCCGGATTCGCGGGTTCTCGGAAGAATCCTCATTTCCCGGTTTATCCGTAATCCACAGCTCGGGCATGAAATGTTTGGCAATACAAAAATCTTCGAAAATCTCCTCGTCCAATGGATCCAATCGGCCCAAAAGGACAAGCGTATTTTGGAAGGCGATGCGAACTTTGCTTCCAAACAACTACTGATGCTCGTAGAAGGATTCTGTGTTTGGCCCCAGCTCATCCTCAATGCAACAAACCCGTCCAAGCCGCAAAAGAAGAAAATCGCGAACGCCGCTGTCAAGATGTTTCTTCAGACCTACCGCGCACCATCCCGATAGCAACCGCTCAAGCTAGAGTGGAGTCGTTGACTTCACGTTACACGCGTGTTCCCTCAAGCCTTCCTATGCCCCAAGCCCCAGTCTTTTAGAACCCATGCGTACGATCCCAATCCCCACGGGGGATGTTTCTGAGCCGCCCGATAACTCCGCCAAGCAATTTGCTGAGGAACGGCGATTTCTCCAAGGTCCCAGCAGCCGGCGCGCCGAGCTGTTTCGATCGTTGAAGATCTTTCGAGAGATCATTCGCGGTTTTCGCTATCTCCACTTCGTAGGTCCCTGCGTGACCGTCTTTGGCTCCGCTCGATTCCCGGAGAACCATCGCTTCTACACGCAGGCACGGGAGATTGGAGCCGAATTGGCGCGAGCTGGCTTCACGGTCATGACCGGAGGCGGGCCGGGAATCATGGAAGCAGCCAATCGCGGAGCTAAAGATGTGCAAGGCCGAAGTGTGGGATGCAATATCGTTCTCCCTCACGAACAAAACCCGAACCCCTACCTCGATCTCTTTGTCGAATTCGATTACTTCTTCGTTCGCAAACTGATGTTGGCGAAATACTCCTACGCGTTCGTCGCCTGTCCAGGTGGGTTTGGTACGCTCGATGAACTCTTTGAAATCGCCACGTTGGTGCAAACCACAAAAGTCAAAGCCTTTCCCATCATTCTCGCAGGCGTCGAGTACTGGACTCCGATGCTGGATTTCCTGAGACAGACGATGCTCGCCAATGGAACGATCGATGCAGCGGATATTGACCGATTTATCATTACCGACTCAGCCCAAGAGATCGCAGAACGCATCAGCCATTCCGCTCGGACTACGTTCGGTCTGCAACACGGAGTTCCGCGGCCTCGCTGGTGGCTGGGCGAAACCGACCCGATTGCTTACGCACGCAAATTGAAACCGATCGCTGTACCGAAGTCCTGATGGGATTTGTTATGCTAGGAGCGAGGCGCCAAACTGTTCCTTGCATCGGCTCACAACCTGCTGGATTACTTCATCGGCTTGGGAACTGGTCAGCGTTTCCGTCGCGCTCTGCAGCTGGAGGCTAAACAGAATCCGCTTCTTCCCTTCGCCATCTTTCTTCGTGTCGCGATAAACCTCTTGGAACGCAATTCCGACACATAAGGGGCCTGCTGCATGTCGAACGGCTTGTTCCAGTTCGAGCCATCGCAAAGGCTCGTCGACGATCAGATTCAAGTCTCGGTCGACGGCAGGGAACGGAACGATCCCCTGCAACCGAGGAACTTCCCGCGCCCGAGTCAAAAGCCGATCCAGGTTTAGCTCGCCCACTCCTACCGCCGCGTCGAGCTTCATTCCGTCCGCAATCGATCGCGATACGATTCCTGCCCAGGCGAGCGCATGTCCGTCGAGTGTCCACTGCACCCCCGATTCAGCTTGGAGGAACGGCCACGAAACCACTTCCTTTTGAATCTGCTTTTCGAACAGATCCCAACCGCAGACGCGCCCGATCACCTCCTCAAAGAGACCGACCACCTCCCGTAAATCAACTCCACCGAGTACACCCAAATGGAATTGTTCCTTGGGCAGGCCCGCGGTCACTGGCAAGTAAACGTTAGAGGTTTCGAAAAGGTGCACGTCCTTGTTCGACTGCTGTTGGTTGTGGAGTCTCGAACCGATCAAACTAGGAACCAGCGATCGGCGAAGTTGGCTGGCGCCCTCCAACAATGGCACGACCGTAGCCAGCGGAGCAATCTCCGTCCAAGGCGAAATCGAGGAGGCGGGCGATTTGGATATCAAGCTCGGAGTCATCGCCTCGGAAAAACCAAACCCGCAGCAAACGTTGCGAACGGTCTGCATCATCGTGTCCTTGGGCCTCCGAGCGCTGGCCACCATCGGTACTACCGCATCCTCCGGAATCTTGTCGTAGCCGTAGATGCGGGCGACCTCTTCGATCAAATCGATTTCGCGGGTCAGATCCATTCGGTAGGAAGGAGGCAATACTGCGGCTGTTCCCGAAGACTCGCTTTGGACGACCGAACACCCCAATCGCTTGAGAATGTCCACCGACGTTGTCCACGGTACTTCAATCCCTAAAACCTTCGCGATGCGCTCTTCTCGCAGAGTTATCTCGGGAACCGAGCGCCCCGGGCGACCCGTGTCGACCGAGCCCAATTGAAGCGTTCCCCCTGCAAGTTTCAGAATGAGCTCGCAGCAACGCTTCGAAGCCCATTCGAGTTGCTCTGCGTCGACGCGTCGCTCGTATCGATGGGAGGCGGGCGAGTGAAGCTTGAGTTTGCGAGCCGTTCGCCGAATAGCCATCGGAACGAAATCGGCTGCTTCGAGCAAAACATCTACGGTTTGTTCGGTGACTTCGCTATCGACGCCACCCATCACCCCCCCCAGGGCGACCGGTCGTTCGCTATCGGCGATGACGACCATATCCTGGTCGAGGGAATAGGTTTTGTGATCGATTGCCACAAAGGTCTCTTTGGGCTCTGCTCTGCGAACGATGATATGGCCGCCCCGAATCTGTGCGAAGTCGAAGGCGTGCAGAGGCTGGCCGCATTCAAACATCACGTAGTTGGTCGCGTCGACAACGTTGTTGATCGATTTGACACCGATGGCGCGCAGTCGCTTTTGCAACCATTCAGGACTAGGACCAACATTCACTCCGCGTATCAATCGACCGATGTAGCGTGGACATCCCTCGGGGAATTGGTTGGTAATACGCAATTGTTCCGAGACCGCGGAGCCACTCTCCGAGGGGTTGGGTTGGGGGATCCGGAGCGTTTGCGACAGGAGCACGGCGGCTTCCCTGGCGATTCCAATGTGCCCGAGACAGTCACCGCGATTGCTCGTTACCTCTAAGTCGATCACTGGAACACCTTCGATCAACTCGGTGCTCTCGTGATTCAATCCGGTCAATGCCCATCGCGTCGCCATCTCATCATGATCCACGGTGAGATCGACGTAGTCCGACAACCATTCCCAAGATACCAGCATGGCGAATTCACTTCTCTCAAAAAGACGATCTACGACGCGAACTGACGAAGGAAACGGACGTCGCTTCGATATAAATCGCGAATGTCGGTAATGCCGAAACGTCGCATGCAGAGACGTTCCACTCCCAGTCCAAAGGCAAAACCTGAGTACTGCTCGGGATCGATATTCAAATGAGCGAATACATTCGGATCGACCATCCCTGCTCCCCCGAATTCGATCCATTGCCCGTTCCACCAATAATCCACTTCTACGCTGGGCTCGGTGAAGGGAAAGAACGAGGGTCGGAACCGCACATTGACATCACTACCGAGATAGCTAGTCGCAAAGAGCCTCAGTACGCTTTTGAGCTGCGCCATGGTCACATGCTTATCGACCCACAACCCTTCCATTTGATGGAACATGGGGAAGTGGGTAGCGTCGGGCGCATCCGGACGGTAAACCCGGCCCAACGAAATGATTCGCAATGGAAGCGGTTGGCTTTCCATAACACGGATCTGCACGGTGCTCGTCTGGCTTCGAAGCAGCATCGCATCGTGGTCAGAAGCGGCTTGTTTGTTGGCGGTCGCTAGATAGAAATTGTCGAGCGGATCGCGAGCGGGGTGATCTTCTGGGATATTAAGCGCGACGAAGTTGTGCCATGTGTCTTCAATTTCGGGACCTTCTGTAACCGAAAATCCCAGTCGCCCCATAATCTCCTTGAGATGCTCAATCGTCTGAGTGATGGGGTGCAATTGCCCCAACCGAGGCCGTAGTCCTGGTAGGGTGGGGTCCAATTTGGGGCCAGAAGGGTGAGTGCTGGCGTTTCCACCTAGCCCTGTTGCAGCGGCATCCAGTGCCGCTTGGATCGTGTCGCGAACCTCATTGAATCGCTTCCCTGCGGCTGGTTTGTCGGGAACTTCTACAGAAGCCAATAGCTTTTGGACGCTTTTGAGAGCGCCGTTCTTTGCCCCGACGAATTTCACGCGCAGAGCTTCTAACGTCTCCGTGCTGTCAACGGATGCAAGACTTCGCGTGGCATCCTCGACCAATTCATCCAGGGCTGCCAAGAAACGACTCAACGACATAACTCGCTCCAATTTGGAGATCGCCGAAGACTATGAAAAACGAGGGTCAGAAAAGTGCTGACCCAAAAAACAAACGGCCCTACCAGGGGGCCGTTTCGTGAATCTCCATCAGCGCTGGAATGCCGACTCGCGAGCGACAGGAATATCGACATTCCTGTTCGCAGAACGGCAGTCCGCTCAGATAAACTGCTAGCTGATGCCGAGAGCGCTCTTAGCGGCCGCTACGACCACAGCAAAACCTGCTGGATCGTGGATCGCCATATCGGAGAGAATCTTTCGATCCAGCTCAATATTCGCCTTGTTCAGACCGTCGATCAGCTGACTATATCGCAGATCGTGCATCCGAGCCGCCGCATTCAATCGAATGATCCAAAGTCGGCGGAAATCACGGCGCTTGCGGCGGCGATCCCGGTACGCAAACTTGCCAGCTCGGTAGAGCGTTTCCTTTGCAGTACGATACAGCCTGCGGCGACCGCCGACGTACCCTTCTGCTCGCTGGAATAAACGACGCTTCGCCTGCCTACGGGCAGAACCTTTTCTTGTTCTCATTTTTATGCAACTCGGTTGCTAAAGTGCCTCAGGTCAACGCAAACGTCTGAGCAATTCTCAGCTTCGGCGGCCCGTCGCGACGGTCTGCGTTCGTTCAATACCCAAACACCAGGATGGAAATAGGGCCTTGGATTTACAGAATTTCAAGGAAACTCGAAGGAAATGCTGCGACGCGGTAACGTGCCCACGCCGGTGCGATACTAGTAGCTGTATCCGCGGAGCGCTTCCTGAATCGCCTTCTCGAACTGAGGCTCGAGAACCTTCGTCCCTCGCAATTGTCGGATTTTCTTGGCCGATTTGCTGATGGCCAAGTGGCTGGTTCCAGCCTTGCGGTGCTTTGCCTTACCATTGGCGGAAAGGCGGAATCGCTTGCGTGTGGACTTGTGTGTTTTTTGTTTTGTCATGATTGAGTGGTCCTTCGGATTTTCGAGGGCCCAGAGTTTAACGAGGGTCTAAAAATCGTCCAAGGGTAAAGGGATGCCAAAAATCGCGATTTCAACAAGTTTTCCGGAAGATTCCCTTGGACGGTCAGAAGGGCGGTCGGATTTTTCGCCAGGTTTATCCATGTTGCTTTGAGGGTGACCATCTCCTACTATGCACTACAAGATGAGGGCACAAATCCTACCCGTCCTCTCTAAACTACCTACCATGGACTCCCCGGGGCGAAGAAGAATGCGCAAGCAAGCGGATTGGAAGGCACGGATTTTTGCAAGGGCGACGATCGCTGGGTTGCTGGTCAGCGGGACTTGTTTTTCGGTCCCCGCGATATCCGTCGCGGAAGAATTGCCGAGAGTCGCCGCCGTGGAGGAACCGCCAGCGAACACGGCCATGATCGTTCGCATGGTAAAGGGATTGGTCGAGAACGAGCATATCTCCCACCCCCAATTCAATGACGAAATGTCGATTCGCGGTTTCGACTTGTTCCTCCGCAATGTCGATCCGCTCAAGATGTATTTCATCCAACCCGACATCGACGAGTTCTTGGTCTATCGCGACAAACTGGACGATTTGATCCGGGTCAACAATGTCGCATTTGCATACAAAGTCTACAAACGCTATCTGACTCGCCTCGATGAGATGATGCCTTACATCCACGAGCAGATCGATGCAGATCACGACTTCAACGTCGACGAAACGATTCTTGCCGATGCCAAAGAGATTCCTTGGGCGGCCAACGAAGCCGAACTGAAGGATCGTATTCGAAAAACAATCAAGCTGAACATCTTGTCCCTCAAAGCGGACGACAAGACGCTGGAGCAAGCTCGTGAGACGCTGCACAAACGCTATCGCACGCTGTACTTGGCCAAGTCGCAGACCGACGTCGATGAATTGTTGGAAATCTATCTGACCTCCCTCACCAATGCCTTGGATCCGCACACCACCTACATGTCGCCGCGCGAACAAGAGGACTTCGGGGTTCACTTGAAGCTCGAATTCACGGGCATCGGTGCAACCCTTCGTCCCGACGATGGACAGACGGTTGTCGAAAACATTGTTACGGGTGGGGCTGCGGACCGGGATGGACGGCTCAAGGTAGGGGATCATATCGTCGGCGTTTCGCAGGACGAGAGCTCGCCAGTTGTCGAAACATCGGACATGAAACTGCAAGACGTCGTCTCGCTGATTCGTGGCCCGAAAGGAACGCGCGTCCGCCTCCACGTGAAACCCGGCGGGACCGGCGCAACGCAAATTTATGAGATCACTCGCGACTTGATCAAACTCGAAGACGAGGCAGCGCGCGGCGAAATCATCGAACACGGTATGCGTCCCGATGGAGGGAAGTATCGGATCGGCTACATCAACCTCCCGAGCTTCTACCTCGATATGGATGCAGCTCGCCGAAATGTTCGGAACTATCGAAGCACGCGCCGCGACCTGACCAACATCATCAACGACTTCAAACAAAAAGGGATCGATGCCATCGTTCTCGATTTGAGCAAGAATGGTGGCGGATCTCTCCAAGAAGCCATCGCCGTGACCGGCCTGTTCATCGAACGGGGACCTGTTGTCCAAGTGAAGTCCCCTGGTGGCGATGTCGAATCGCTCGATGACACCGATAGCAGCATGATCTGGACGGGACCCCTCGTGGTAAAGATCAGCCAGATGAGTGCGAGCGCTAGCGAGATCTTTGCAGGAGCAATCCAGGACTACGATCGAGGATTGATCGTCGGTGATCCCAAGACGCATGGTAAAGGAACGGTTCAGACCCTCCGCGACCTCGCTCAAGAGTGGAGTATCGGTGGATCCAAATCCTACGGCGGCTTAAAACTGACTATCCAACAGTTTTATCTCCCCAACGGAAAATCAACCCAACTCGATGGGGTTGCGTCCGATGTGGTTCTCCCCTCGATCACCGCCAAGCTCGACATTTCCGAATCGGACTTGGACTATCCGCTCCCGGCGGACAAAGTCGCCGCCAAGGTTCATAAGCACTACAAAATGACCGACCCGGCGATGAAGGTGGCGTTGCAAAATGCAGCCAACGATCGAGTCGCGAAGAACCCCGAGTTCGAAAAGCTTTTGGCTCGAATCGATTCCTACGTCCGCCAAAAAGAAGAAAAGACCATTTCCTTGAAAGAGTCGGATTACATGGCTCGACGCAAAGAACTGAACTCCGAAAAGGTGGAAGAGGAGCAGATCATTGCGAAGGAAGAGAAAGGGAAGATCTTCTATAAGAACTTCTATAACGAAGAAGTTCTGAACGTCACCCAAGATTATGTCGAAGCACTCCGTCGCAACAACAAAATCGTAGCGAAGTAGATCGTAGCGAAGTAGATCGTCGGGGCCATTCCCCCGGCGGTCATGCACTACGGTTTGGGGGCGCGACAGTGGCGACCTTTTGGCATGGATACAGTGCCAGTGGTTTACAACCCGAGAGAGCCTATGAGCGACGCTGCTCCGAAAACTTCAGTATCTAAGAAAACTCCCCTCTCGATCTGGATCGGGATGGGAGTTTTGCTTTTGGTGCCAGTCGCGAGATGGTCGCTCGAGGAAATCGATCATCAATATGCCAATATTGCAACCGCATTGTTGATCGCAGTGGGCGTGCTCGCTCTCACGATAGGAATCCTGAGGCGACTACCGTGGGTCGCAACAATCGTCTACTTGGTGACGGTGATTTTGGCCATCGCATTGTTTTCCCGTTACTTCGAGTTTCGAGGCTTTACCGGAGAGCTCGTCCCAACGTTCCGATGGCGTGCGCAGTCGATCCCGTCTGACCGGGAAGGCCTCGGACAGACGGGTCATGATGAAGCGGTCGAGCGTCTGAAGCCTTGGACGACGCACGCTCGATTCACCCAGTTTCTCGGTAATGATCGCAGCGGTAAAATCCAGTCACCTTCGATCGATTTGGATTGGCACGCGAAAGGGCCTACTCCTTTGTGGCGAGTCCAGGTGGCGGATGGCTGGTCGGGTATCACCGTTGCCGACGGGATGGTGTGGACCCTGCTTCAGGACCCAGCCGAGGAAGCCGTCGTTTGCTACGAGCTCGCAACAGGGCGGGAAAAGTGGCGAACCCGGTTTCCTGGACGGCATACGGAACCTATGGGTGGGACAGGTCCTCGCTCTACACCGACTTGGCAAGACGGTAAGCTTTGGATCCAAACCGCCGTTGGCATCGCGGCTTGCCTAGATGCGTCGCAGGGAACCATCGAGTGGCAAAAAGACTTGCTTCGAGAGGGGTTTGCCAGTCAATCTGAGTCGGAGCAATCCATCAAATGGGGACGCAGTGGTTCTCCGCTACTGGTGCAGTCTTCGGGGCAACTTTTGGTTATTTACCCGTTGGGTGGAAAGCCTGACACCGATCAGTCGGGTTCGCTCATCGCAATGGATGCCAGTTCGGGTGAAGTGAAGTGGAAAGGGGGAGCTGCTCAAATCGCATACGGTTCTCCCATGTTGATGAAACTCGCAGGGGTCGAACAGATCGTCGCGATTCACGAAGGCATCGTGGCTGGGCACTCCGTGGAGACGGGCGACGTTCTCTGGAGTTCACCCTGGGAGAGCCATTCCAATGCGGACGCCTGTTCGTCGTCGCCTGTCGATTGCTCATCGGATCGCATCCTGCTCGGAAAAGGCTACGCTGCAGGATCGAAATTGATTCGCATTGGCAAGTCGCAAACCGATGGCCCTGCTTCTTGGTCGGCCGAAGACGTTTGGGCGAATCATCGGATTTTGAAAACCAAATTGACCAATGCCATTTATCACTCCGACCGCTTGTACGGTTTGAGCGATGGCATACTCGAGTGCGTCGAACCAGAAACGGGCAAGAGAATTTGGCGAGGAGGTCGATATGGGCAAGGCCAGTTGCTGATGGTGAATAACAGGCTGATGGTGACTTCGGAGGATGGGCGGTTGATCCTCGTAGAACCCGATCAAGGCAAGGAATTGCATGCGATCGATGTGCTCGATGGAGTTACATGGAATTATCCGGCGGTCGCAGGTCCCTTTATTCTCATGCGCAATGGCTCTGAAATGGTTTGTTTCTTCTCTCCCTCGGAGGAGGGGATCCAATCGAAATCGGTGCCGCCATGAGTTCGACGCCACCGAATGCCAGGTCGGGACTGAGATCGGAGACGTCGTATGTGCTGGGTATCGATCCCGGGCTCGCAGTGACGGGTTATGGGGTCATCCTATGGACACCCGGTCGTCCAAAATTGATTGAGGCAGGTGTGATTCGTGTCTCACGAAATCAATCCATGTCCAAGCGGCTACTGGAGCTGCACTGCGGAATATCGGAGGTGATCGAGAGCTATCCAATCGTTGCGGTTGCGATCGAGCAGCTCTATTCGCATTACGCGCGGCCTCGGACGGCGATCCTCATGGGGCACGCTCGCGGAGTACTGACTCTCGCGGCAGCCCAGAAGGGTATTTCGGTCCATTCTTACGAACCGACCAAGGTCAAGAAGCTTTTGACGGGCAACGGCCGCGCCCCCAAAGATCAGATGCAGCGCGCGGTTCAGATGCAATTCCAATTGAAAGCTCCTCCGGATCCCCCTGACGTGGCAGATGCTCTCGCCATCGCTCTGTGCCATTACTATGCTCAAGGCCCCATGGCAGAGATCATCACCAAGAGCAGGAAAACCAAGTGATCACGAAAATAACTGGCCAGCTGTTGAGCCTTTCTAACGACACCGCGACCCTTCACATTCCGCCATTCGAATACGAAGTCTCGATTCCCGAGTACACCCGCAGGCATTTGCAGGCCGACTTGGGGAAATCGATTTCCCTCCACACCTTGCATTACATCGATGGAAACGCAGCACAGGGGTCGCGTCTCACCCCGAAATTGGTCGGGTTTTTGACCACGATTGAACGCGACTTCTTTGAGCTCTTTTGTTCGGTCGATGGAGTTGGGGCAAAGAAAGCGCTTCGTGCCATGGTCCGTCCGGTGCAAGACACGGCGATCATGATTGAGCAGCAAGACGCCAAAGGGCTTTCCACTTTGCCCGGAATCGGAGCGGCGACGGCCGAGAAGATCATTGCGACCCTTCGTCGCAAAATGCCTCGCTTTGCACTTTTGGTCCGCCGAGAAATGCCCAACGCAGAGGTGCAAAAGCCCGGGGTTGTCGATGAAACGTTTGCCGCGTTGCTGGTGTTGGGACACGGTGAAGCCGATGCCCGTCGATTGATCGAACAAGCTCTCGCGACCGGTCAGAAATTCAAAGACACCGAGACCATGATACAAGCCATCTACCAACGCCAAGCAAACTCTCAGAAGTGACCATTCTCGGCGGGTAGGTCCTCGGCACTAACATTTCTTTTGCAATGAATACTATTCGTCGGTGTCGGCGATTAGTTCGCTCGGCTCGGAAGTGCTCGTTTGCGCGATGACCGGACGGATCGATTGAGCTGGATCTACTCGAACGATCTGGCCATCGAACATTTCGACAAATTGCTGAACGATGGGATTGGTCATCGCTTTGCGAATCAATTGGGATTGAGGAACACTCGGTCGGAACTCCTCGACAACGGGTGCCGGCGCTTTGCTCTCAACATGCGGGGCGACCTCATCGGTGAGAGTGAATTCAAGAACTGCTTCGACGCGGAATTGGTCAGCAAGAGAGCTTGTGAGCTTTCTGGAATTGTCCGCAGTTTGGAAATAATCGATCGCAAATCGACCTTCCTTGGCAACGAAAGCTCTCCATTTTCCTTTGTCAGCGACCTGGACACGGGTGATCATGTTGACGCATTCCACAATCAATCCACCGATCGATTGCGCTGCGGCTCGCAGTTGATGCAGGGGAGTGTCCGCGACGTTCGTATCGGAAGGATTTTTAGGAGTCGGTTCCCCCTCCTTCGACACGGACAGGGCTGCGGTTTGGTCGTTCGCTTGTGTCGCGGTCGTCGGCGAAGTCGCAGCGGCGGTCAGTGCGGCGGGTTTCTCGGTCCCGGGCGATGGTTCGTTTCTCGAAGGGAGCGTGGCTCCCGTTACGGTCTCATCTTTTTTTTTTGCTTCGGTCGATTCCGATGCTGCAGCGGAGGCAGGTTTTTGTTGCGAGGAACCTGTGCTTGGAACAACTGGCTGCGCTGGAGTTGCAGGCTTCGACGATCCTGCAGGAGGCGTTGGTAGTGCCGTCGTGGTATGAACGGGCGGCCGGGGGGGAGGGAGGGATTGCCCCGACGCCAGGGCCTTAACCAAGTCTGTGAGGGCCTGCAGATCTTGAAGCTGACAAATTTGGACGATGGCGATTTCGACGAGTACACGGCTCTGGACGCTGTGCCTCATCTTGACGATTGTTTCATCCAAAATCTGAATCGCAGCCATCAGCGAGGCGACGCCCCATTGTTGTCCCCAGGTTCGCAATGGCTCGAGACTGGATGGATTCGCGGTTTTGATAAGGTCGCTACCGCACCCGACCGTCACGACCATCATGTCCCGCAGATAACCAAGAAGTTGTTCGGCGAGCTGACCGACGTCGACTCCTTCTCCTGCTGCGACGTTCAATTCGTCGAGGGCTCCGGCCGCATCGCGTTGAATCATTTTGGATGCGAACGAAGCCAGTCTCGTTTCGTCGGCTGTTCCAAGCATCGCATGCACATCGGATACGGTGATCCGATTACCGCTAAAGCTGAGCAGTTGTTCCAGTAGGGACTGGCTGTCACGCATGGAGCCTGCAGCGCGGCGAGCGATGATCTGCAGTGCGGCTTCGTCTGCTTCGGTACCCTCGTTTTCGCAAATGTATTGAAGCCGCCCCAAAATCTGATCGGTATGAACGGGGGGGAAATCAAAACGTTGGCACCGGGACAATACCGTGATCGGCATCTTTTCTGGGTCCGTGGTGCAGAAGATGAACTTCACATGTCCAGGCGGTTCCTCCAGCGTCTTCAACAATGCGTTGAACGCCTGGGTTGTCAGCATGTGGACTTCGTCGATGATGTAGATCTTGTACGGAGATCGGCTGGGACGAACTGCAGCGTTGGCGCGGAGCTGTCGAATTTCATCGATCCCACGATTGCTCGCGCCATCGATCTCGATGACATCCATATCCTCACCCGAGTCGATCGCTTGGGCGATGTCGGATTGAGGGTCAAATTCTCCGTCAGCGCTCGCGGAAGCATTCAACGCCTTCGCGAAAATGCGGGCGGTACTGGTTTTTCCAACCCCCCTCGCCCCGGTAAAGAGATACGCATGTCCGACCCGGTTCGTATGGATGGCATTGAGCAGCGCCTGGGCTACCGTCGACTGCCCTACCAA includes these proteins:
- the dnaX gene encoding DNA polymerase III subunit gamma/tau, translated to METPLDATTGNQKYTVVARRYRPKTFSELVGQSTVAQALLNAIHTNRVGHAYLFTGARGVGKTSTARIFAKALNASASADGEFDPQSDIAQAIDSGEDMDVIEIDGASNRGIDEIRQLRANAAVRPSRSPYKIYIIDEVHMLTTQAFNALLKTLEEPPGHVKFIFCTTDPEKMPITVLSRCQRFDFPPVHTDQILGRLQYICENEGTEADEAALQIIARRAAGSMRDSQSLLEQLLSFSGNRITVSDVHAMLGTADETRLASFASKMIQRDAAGALDELNVAAGEGVDVGQLAEQLLGYLRDMMVVTVGCGSDLIKTANPSSLEPLRTWGQQWGVASLMAAIQILDETIVKMRHSVQSRVLVEIAIVQICQLQDLQALTDLVKALASGQSLPPPRPPVHTTTALPTPPAGSSKPATPAQPVVPSTGSSQQKPASAAASESTEAKKKDETVTGATLPSRNEPSPGTEKPAALTAAATSPTTATQANDQTAALSVSKEGEPTPKNPSDTNVADTPLHQLRAAAQSIGGLIVECVNMITRVQVADKGKWRAFVAKEGRFAIDYFQTADNSRKLTSSLADQFRVEAVLEFTLTDEVAPHVESKAPAPVVEEFRPSVPQSQLIRKAMTNPIVQQFVEMFDGQIVRVDPAQSIRPVIAQTSTSEPSELIADTDE
- a CDS encoding PQQ-binding-like beta-propeller repeat protein, yielding MGVLLLVPVARWSLEEIDHQYANIATALLIAVGVLALTIGILRRLPWVATIVYLVTVILAIALFSRYFEFRGFTGELVPTFRWRAQSIPSDREGLGQTGHDEAVERLKPWTTHARFTQFLGNDRSGKIQSPSIDLDWHAKGPTPLWRVQVADGWSGITVADGMVWTLLQDPAEEAVVCYELATGREKWRTRFPGRHTEPMGGTGPRSTPTWQDGKLWIQTAVGIAACLDASQGTIEWQKDLLREGFASQSESEQSIKWGRSGSPLLVQSSGQLLVIYPLGGKPDTDQSGSLIAMDASSGEVKWKGGAAQIAYGSPMLMKLAGVEQIVAIHEGIVAGHSVETGDVLWSSPWESHSNADACSSSPVDCSSDRILLGKGYAAGSKLIRIGKSQTDGPASWSAEDVWANHRILKTKLTNAIYHSDRLYGLSDGILECVEPETGKRIWRGGRYGQGQLLMVNNRLMVTSEDGRLILVEPDQGKELHAIDVLDGVTWNYPAVAGPFILMRNGSEMVCFFSPSEEGIQSKSVPP
- the ruvA gene encoding Holliday junction branch migration protein RuvA; protein product: MITKITGQLLSLSNDTATLHIPPFEYEVSIPEYTRRHLQADLGKSISLHTLHYIDGNAAQGSRLTPKLVGFLTTIERDFFELFCSVDGVGAKKALRAMVRPVQDTAIMIEQQDAKGLSTLPGIGAATAEKIIATLRRKMPRFALLVRREMPNAEVQKPGVVDETFAALLVLGHGEADARRLIEQALATGQKFKDTETMIQAIYQRQANSQK
- a CDS encoding carboxy terminal-processing peptidase, which encodes MRKQADWKARIFARATIAGLLVSGTCFSVPAISVAEELPRVAAVEEPPANTAMIVRMVKGLVENEHISHPQFNDEMSIRGFDLFLRNVDPLKMYFIQPDIDEFLVYRDKLDDLIRVNNVAFAYKVYKRYLTRLDEMMPYIHEQIDADHDFNVDETILADAKEIPWAANEAELKDRIRKTIKLNILSLKADDKTLEQARETLHKRYRTLYLAKSQTDVDELLEIYLTSLTNALDPHTTYMSPREQEDFGVHLKLEFTGIGATLRPDDGQTVVENIVTGGAADRDGRLKVGDHIVGVSQDESSPVVETSDMKLQDVVSLIRGPKGTRVRLHVKPGGTGATQIYEITRDLIKLEDEAARGEIIEHGMRPDGGKYRIGYINLPSFYLDMDAARRNVRNYRSTRRDLTNIINDFKQKGIDAIVLDLSKNGGGSLQEAIAVTGLFIERGPVVQVKSPGGDVESLDDTDSSMIWTGPLVVKISQMSASASEIFAGAIQDYDRGLIVGDPKTHGKGTVQTLRDLAQEWSIGGSKSYGGLKLTIQQFYLPNGKSTQLDGVASDVVLPSITAKLDISESDLDYPLPADKVAAKVHKHYKMTDPAMKVALQNAANDRVAKNPEFEKLLARIDSYVRQKEEKTISLKESDYMARRKELNSEKVEEEQIIAKEEKGKIFYKNFYNEEVLNVTQDYVEALRRNNKIVAK
- the ruvC gene encoding crossover junction endodeoxyribonuclease RuvC gives rise to the protein MSSTPPNARSGLRSETSYVLGIDPGLAVTGYGVILWTPGRPKLIEAGVIRVSRNQSMSKRLLELHCGISEVIESYPIVAVAIEQLYSHYARPRTAILMGHARGVLTLAAAQKGISVHSYEPTKVKKLLTGNGRAPKDQMQRAVQMQFQLKAPPDPPDVADALAIALCHYYAQGPMAEIITKSRKTK